The genomic segment TTGAAATTAATACTTCAGATTTTAgggaaaattaattaaatcttttgCTTTATTTCACAAAATGAAACGCATGAGGTCTACTTTGAGTCTcgtctttctttttctcttaacaGCTTAGTGTCATATTTAAAGTGCACACGAGTACCCAAAAACTAGAGATTTAATTATCACCTTTGAAAATAGCAGTCCCGAGTATCCCAAGAAAATTGAATATAGCTCCATATCCATATAAGAATAGATTCTGTAAATCAAGAAACAGAGAATTAATGAGTGATAAAAAGATATAGTTAGAGAATCCTAGCAGACTGCACCATTAAACTGCTGTTCTTGAAACTACACATTTATTCCATTGTCCTTCCAGGATGTCAAAATGATTTTTGGAGTTAGTCACTGAGCATCATTGttaatttctttctcttaaatTTCCGCTAACATTTTATGTCAATTTTCAAAGAGATCTACTTAAAACCCCATCCAATCCCCAACCTTATAAGCAAAGCCTCAGGCCTCAGTGGCCAGTCAAAACACGAAAAGGCTGAACTAAAGCTAAGTAACACTGTAGGCAGTACAGCTTTAGGAGGAAATCATATTTCCCATTCCTTGCCGAAGCACaattttgaacttatttttaGGACTTAATTAAGACGCAGTCCAATAATGGAAAAAATTGCAATTCCTAGCGCTTCACCTGCAGATAAATGCTTGTATCATATTGGCTCTTCAATGCGTACTCATTATAAACAGAGGCCAATGATGGAACAGTGACCTGCAAAATAATTCCCAGGTTAAGAAATTCAACGAATTATAGCATATAaccaattttgtttttataaacaaaagcacagtaataatatatcaaacaaataaataacaaatcaCTTACAAAGATCAATGTATAGAGATATGCACCCATTGTGACAGGAAGACCCAAAGCTGTAGTTCCTTCAGGTAAAGATCTTAGCTGATTAACGCTTATACCAATGAGCAAGAGAGCAAGAGCTTCCCACTGTAGTAAAACCAATAAATCAATCTTTCAGCAAAAATGTAAGGAGAATAAGAAATTGGGACACTTATATAAGGATCACAACTCGCCAAGGTTCAACAGTAAAGACCAAACAATGACAAGAGAGTCTAACACACTAACCTGAATGACGGAAAACTGACGCTTCATAATCACCTTTAGCAAAAGTGCTATTACTAAAACCTGAAACATGCAAAGTCAAGAGACTACTTTACAAACTAATTCAAATTAACCAAAGTAGTAAGAGAATAATATGTCCAATTGTTTCAAGGAATAATTGTCAGAAAAATaaccaaaggaaaaagaaatcaGTCAAGGCTCAAACAGCTGAGCATAAGTAATCATTTACTTAAGTAGTTTCAAGCAGCCATCACAAGGGCTATACCACATGCAATGCATAGGCAACTTATTGCTTAGCTGTAAATAATACTGAAATCCAATCATTCAGAATAGTGAAATAGAAATTACCTTTAAATTACTTAACATCTTCACAGTAGCAGGGTTAAAATAAAGCTGCATGAAATGTGAAATCAATTTGTAAGTTACCTTAGGTCGGATAATTCCTTAGTATGTGACTGAACAATAACAAGTCATGAATTTTCATTACATGATTCAGTTTAAATTAATGGCTTACTTTTAAAATAACGAATATGATTCTAATCTCACTgaatatcaaacatatataaGTGATAACTAACAAATCAATATTCTGAAAAATCAGTAATCCCGGTATCAAAACAAGCAATGAGCAATCCATCGTGCTTTTATAATAACTTCCGGTATCTGTCTTTCTCATTTGGAGAAGCAAATTAACAATATGTACTACCAACATCCCCTTCGGGTAAAAGCCCATGAATTAGAAATAAAGTTACTGATTCTTGAACTAAAACATTTCAGCAGCAAAAGAAAGATCTCTAGTGACAAACATTTTAGCTTCAATCCTTGCATATGCATAGTTTATGGACTAATTCTACATACCTGCATGATAAACTTCAGATAGTTGTTTATAGCATACAGAAGTGCAGGAACTGCCAGAAGGGCATTGCTACGAGCTGCCTACAAGTGACAGAATACCagatacaaaataaatatcaaaatctaTTGGAAAAAACTACATTTTGAATTTGGAAGATGTTTAAATTTGGTGatatataaagaataattactaagaaacttaaaaacaagaTGCTATCACACATTCCATATTTACTGTATTGAGACCCAAGAATAAACACAGCGCTACAAATGCACTCTCTAAGGTAGTAAAGTAGTTGGTGAGTATTTGTTGATCTTATACAAAATATGCTTATACTATGTGACCTGAGTAATCCAGTTCAATCCCAGGAAGCAGAGAACCCTACAGCTAGCAATTGACAAAAAGCTTAAGAAATTatctatataaaaaagtatatggGTCTCAAAAATCTGTTAAttgatacaaaatttaaattctaaatcaTTGTACCTGCATGAATGTAGAAATTGAGAGAAGAGGTTTCTCCCCAACTTTTTGATGCCTAGCCTGCACAATGAACAAACCATTTACCACTTTACATGAATGTAAAACAATTATGAGTTTCAAGAAGACTCAGAAGCACTGGCCTATTTTCTTTTACAACTAATATGTTTCCTTTCACTTATCAACCTGCCCATACTGGTTTTCTTCCACAAAAGAcactgaaaatatttttccaaaaacTGAGTTGATTTTGTTCAAATATATGCCATATCATCAAGCCTTGATCCTGATCCCAAAAATTACCAGTTGGCACCTTGGTCCCCACTTCATTGCCTGAAAATCATTTATACCTTTACAAAGTAGGACATAATTGGCAGATAACCAGATCGCTTGATTATGTTGACCAGGTTCAATTCATAACTATGTACGAAAAAAGTTTGTTGGGAGAGGCAAAACTCACTTTGGGGATCTACAGCCCTCAAAGGGATTATCTTTTGTTGTTGAATGGTGCATACACCAAAGTAACTAGGAATACTATCATTGAAAACCAAGAAGTTATTATTTCCACTCTTGTTTTGAGTTTATAAATTCTAATATTCTATGATCTAATACTAAAGAAAATTACGGTATGTCCTGCCACAATAGAAAAAAACAGTAACGCTTAGTGAAACCTCAATTTACTAATGATTTACCTCAATGTATGTGCTAGTGTCACTTCGATAATTTACTTCTCACTTGACACATGCTTTAATTATAAGTAATTGAAAAGACAGAAAATATGAGTATAGACAAAGGGAAAATGATCTTAACCTGGAGAATAAGCATAACAATAGCAAAGAAAACCTTTGTAATCTCGGTCAAAAAATTAACACTAATAGGGCTAAAATTGAACTTCCCATCCACCTTGGACATATAGACAAGGATAGGCTgccaattaaaaagaaataacattTGTCAGTCGCTAAACAACAAGCATAAAACTCACAAGAGTTATCAAATTAACAGCAGGGAACTCTTCATTGTACATCAGACCATTAGATTAGCAAATATCGAAAAATAGATCTGCAAGTCAATGAAATGAACTATGCATACGAAGCaatttttttagggtttgtAATATGCTTCATCACAGCCATCATAGCATCCATAAGTTACTATTCACAATGCCAAATATGCTTCATCACAGCCATCATAGCATCCCTAAGTTACTATTCACAATGCCAAAGTTTGAGCCAACTTCTTTCAGCCTCTCTCCTAAAGCCTTGGAATCCTGCTGCTTAAATTCCTTATTTCCTTTGCCAACTAGACATAACGCAAGAAATGACACTTATATAGATTGGCATGCAAGATAGTTCTTTGAATAAGTTAAACCATCCATGTCAAATGCACAAAAAGTATATAGTTCCAGAATATCCAACCAAATTAGCTTTCAGATCATTAAACACGTGAATGCAAGAGAATTTGTTTTTCCCATCCAAAGCAAACAAAGGATATATAATTCTAGATATCAAATCCAATTAGTACTCCAAATCACTAAACATGTGAATGCCAGAGATATTGCCAATCCACACAGAAAAGCAGAGTATATTCACTCACAGCACATGGCCAGAAACACCAGTTTCCGACTCCAAAGAGGATCCAAAACATCACAAATGTGCGGGATGTGATGTATTTTTCACACTAGCCATGTCATAACTCATAATGTCTGTGTCATGTTTAGTGTCTTAAGAAGTATGAGCTTCATAGCTATTCAATTATATTtccatttcattaatttaaCATTTGAGAGGAATATTCAATAAGAGAAGGTAAATCACCTGGAAGCCTACAAGAACACAATCACCAACAACCAAAAAGACATTGAGTACACGTTGCTTGGATGTTATCCTATTTTTGTGGCGATCATAAGCCCTTGAGATAGTTTTGGCGGAAGGGGAAACCAATTTGGAATGGCAAACACTGCATTCTATCATCCCGTTCTTCATATAAATTTCCCACACTACCAGGGTATGAAGAACTCGATCTGCAACGGAATCAACAAAAACTATTCATCATAAGCTCATCCACACACTCTCCCAAACAACACAACAGATCTTGCTCTTCCAAAACAGCCTAAGACAACGTAAActaaaacgaaattaaatgCGAAATCCAAAAGAAAACAGAGATCCCTACGATAACAAATCAAGACCTACGAAATCAAGCGAAAAATTATTACGCAGAACTGAGATCTTGCACTGAATGAAACACGACAAAGAAATTAAGTCGTCACCGACACAATATTAATGCGTGATAAGCGTGGAATTCAGATTTGAGAAAGCAAAGACAAACCTAAATCGAGTCCAGAAGGAGCATTCAGGTGAAACTCGAATTGATCTGCAGCTGCCGGCAAGCGATTCGAAGCTGTTCAACAGAGAAACGAGCGCGCCTGCGAATTTCAGACAGAAAAAACGATTCCGATTTCACTGTGTTTCCttccttctttccttctttccttctttctgTGAATGGAAATGGAAATTGGATTTTAAATTTGCAAAGAGAGAGAtttagaaagagagaaagaaagagagagagagaggactgctttctgttt from the Vigna angularis cultivar LongXiaoDou No.4 chromosome 3, ASM1680809v1, whole genome shotgun sequence genome contains:
- the LOC108326204 gene encoding CMP-sialic acid transporter 3, whose protein sequence is MKNGMIECSVCHSKLVSPSAKTISRAYDRHKNRITSKQRVLNVFLVVGDCVLVGFQPILVYMSKVDGKFNFSPISVNFLTEITKVFFAIVMLILQARHQKVGEKPLLSISTFMQAARSNALLAVPALLYAINNYLKFIMQLYFNPATVKMLSNLKVLVIALLLKVIMKRQFSVIQWEALALLLIGISVNQLRSLPEGTTALGLPVTMGAYLYTLIFVTVPSLASVYNEYALKSQYDTSIYLQNLFLYGYGAIFNFLGILGTAIFKGPSSFDILQGHSKATMLLIANNAAQGILSSFFFKYADTILKKYSSTVATIFTGIASAVLFGHTLTMNFVIGISIVFISMHQFFSPIAKAKDEQNGMLELHDVHDRQRSKDSFINMAAGANEEASHRVGHDERQPLLPS